The Polyodon spathula isolate WHYD16114869_AA chromosome 37, ASM1765450v1, whole genome shotgun sequence genome includes the window gagactctgcagaaGCAGCAGTAGTTGttaatgatgcagagttcacccccctagtaatataataataataataataataataataataataataataataataataataatagtgggtAAGTGTAGAaatatcagattttattttaaaattgcaatgccATTAATCACCAAACCTACCATTATAATAACCATTCGCCTAAATATTAATAGTTAAGGCTGTCTATCTAGTATTATACAATGAAACCATCCTGCCTGTAACTCTGGCTGGATTGCATTTCCATGATTGCTTGAAACCCAACCACTCTGAAGGAAGAACATAAAAATCACTTAGGAGAGAATTTGCATCTGTCTCCCCGTGTGGGTGATGGGTATTATAAACtgatcaagataaaaaaaaaaaaagagagaacactTTTCCTTATATTTTCGGGGGGTGCAAACGGTTAACAAATCTATGACCGTGTAAAAGAGTACAATTTTAGGAAGATAAACAAAAGCCATTAAGTGAATCAGTAACTAGAGATTTTAAAAGCCACGTGTTTTCATGCAGAAAGACAGAGCAGCAAAGCGATCCCTGAAAGAGTGCCCATGACGATCTGTACAATTTCTGCTTTCAAACATCCAGATCCAGAACCAgattctgaaagaaaaacaaataacacttcAATTAGGGTGTGCGAAAACTCGTTAGTCGGACTTTGTTTAAGAAGTATTGAAGAAATCCAATCATTGGCGATAACAAGGGCAGTTAACTTCCACACTGAGAGTTTTACAAGCCGATTGGAAGAATGTGTTTTGAAACCAACACATTAACGAACGTATTTATTGGATACAGACAAATAATTCTTAAAGGCAATTCAGAGTACGAGTAACGAGttcttaatttaaatacattgcgACGGATAATGAACACATAACGCAGCATCAAGTACTGTGAGCTTATCTTTCCCATGCCTCTCCAATCTTAGCAGCTGGTCAACTGGGAAGAGCCACGCTCCCTCTACAAATACACCAAGTACAGGGGAGCAATTTTCTAATGGAAAGGTGAGTTACTTGCGTTGTGATTTACTATGTagtactgtttcttttttcttttttaacagatATGTTTTCCCGCAGCTTCTGGTTGATTTGAGTTGAATTTGACCAGCACACCTGAGCACGCTTCGGGATTCCAAACGCATTTAACATTTCTTGAATGGAATGGAATGTTTCCCTTACAAACCCAATAAACTCACCAGTCACAGTAAATTCGTTTACTGAAGAAGCGTTTCTTCCAGTCACTGAGTTCCAGGCTACGCATGCGTAACGTCCCCCGTCAGCATTTCTTACAGAATCGATCTGGTACTGTGAGCCCTGGTCAGCCTCTGTCCCATTGAAATACCAGGTGTAATTACAAGGGGGGGTAGACTGAGCCGAACATGTGAATGTTACTGATGACCCTTCAGTTGCTGAGTCTGGTCCTGTAATAGATGCCTGCTCTGGTCCATCTGCAATGCACACAgggtataatttaaaatataatagacTTTTGCATATACAGAAACCTAGCTTCTCCAAAGAGGGGAATGGAGCCCTGGTTGATGATGTAATCAACATTGGAAACGCTTTCGTTATCCCATTTATATTGCAATCTAGTTACAAGGGATTTTACTGGTAAGCCTTTATCTGATACTCTGCATACTTAAATGAAGGTCTGATCAGGTCCATTTGCCATGCACGCAAGACACGTGTGAGGATCTATactctgccctggactggatgctCCGTCCCTGCAGTACTAATCTGTCTGCACATACAACTTGTCTTAAccctaaattgttattttttatctcatattgtattctagtagcatttactgtaaactacGCCGTATTTAAATATTGTCTGTGCACGGTAGTCTTGTACTGCCCTGAAACACCTATAACTCGCCTTGGATAAAAACGtctgccaaacaaacaaataaataaataaataaataaataatctataaaCAGGGGAGCAGTAAGAAAGAGATCAGTAAGCAGCGCGGAGACAAGGGGGTCTTTGGATACCTACAATTGACCTGCAATCTGTGTCCAGCGCTCGTCACTTCAACTACAGGGTTATTAGCTTTACATTGATATTCTCCATTATCAGACCGCACCACTGGATTGAAGGAGACTGTGCTGTTGTTCACAGACAATGTTATTCTGCCACTAGTGGACAAGGGCTGACCGTCCTTCAGCCAGAGCCTTGAGGAAACAGTCTGTGATCCAAGCACATCGCAGGTCAGGTTTAGAGCCTGGTTTTCTACTGGTTCGTCAGGGTTGGGGTTCACAATCACTGTTCCTATCAGAGCTGCGAATACAAGGGACAGAATTAGCAATTCTGCTATTAATGTGACATGTTGCTTTGTGCAGAAATGCTGTATTTGGTGCCCCAGGGAAGTGATCGCAAACTTTGTCTTAAGAAATTCCTTCTCTAAATAAACATCCatcagataaataataataataataataataataataataataataataatttttatatagcgcctttcatagtggaccgcaatcacaaagcgctttatagagGTATGCTGTGACCTGTGAGatataaaaccgaggtcctattggaagagactctgcagcagcagcagcagttgttggttcacccccctagtctctgtaagtcgctttggatagaACGGTTAGAACCGTGTGAATACGACACTTAAAGTGCAAAATCAGCATTAGAAGAATTCTGATTCACCAGGtgggtgtttgggggggggggggggttcagaagCATGAATTAGCCTCAGGATCCCACTTCATGGGAAAGGTGAAGCTCAGACACGAATATCTGAGAGGGGAGGGTGGGAACACTGTTCTAGATGTGCTTTAAGGGAGGGGGATGATATCAAATTACAACCACAAGAGGGACAGGAGCTAGAGGCTGAGCTGTTATTTGCGTACAATATCTTTTGGCAGGTATTTCCAGTACGGTTATGCTATACGTATACTATAGCTAAaactagtttattattattattattattattattattattattattattattattattatttacagtgcttacctattcTTTACCGTGCTCTCACGCTTTATCGCATTGTGGTATTCAAGAGATGGGTAAAGGGCCCCTTTCTCTTGaaaagtttcccataataaaacCACAGCAATATATAACTAATCAATGGGCAACCGAAATAACATTAATGACCCCGCGATTTAAGATTCTGGGTGGAGCACTGCTCCTCTCCGGTCTGGTGAATGTCAGCAAGCGTTCTTCTCTGCTGCCGGGCTGGGTCTAGACTAACAATTGGATTTTGGCTGACAGCTGCACCTTCCCCCAAATCATGTTTCGACTTTAATAATGGCGTGacttcagggatgggaataagagttccattgcatagcagtttgatccattcctggtttcacgcCGAGTTTAAGGATCTAATCAAactcgtattaaaacctggaatgagtggaACTCCTACgcacagacacgcacagacactcacacacaggtacacacacacgcacactcactcacgggcacacgcacacactcagacacacacacacacacacacacacgccagtTAGTAGTGAAGGGGCGCATTTGAATATTTATTCCCGATTTACTTACTATGCACGTTCACAGTGACAGTCCCAACGAATGGTTCCACCTCTGCAGACACAAACACGGTTCCCTCAAACGTGTACACCCCGGAGTCGTTCAGGTAGACGGGCTTGATCTGCAGCGAGCCTGTTTTCTTGTTCAGGGTAACCCTGTTCTTGTAATCGTGGTCTATCTCTGGTTCTGATCCGGCCCAGGACACCACAGGCATGCTTTCGGGACCAAAGATCCAGATCATCCCACCGAGGGGTCCCGGGGGTTTAATCTCCAGCAGCACGCTGCCCCCAGCCAGACCGAACACGGGGTCTGTGACGGGTTTTACTTCCAGTACAGCCAGACACCCTAAAAAACAAGACACAATACAAACTGTCCCTTTacaagactattattattattattattattattattattattattattattattcattgctACATTTACATATCATGATAATACTAACAATAACACATGTTGCTATAGGAACTTATGTAAACGAATTATTTGATAGCCATGCACAATTTCAAtaaaaagttactttaaaaaaaaaagtcattacagGCTTAAAAATGCACCTTTCCTTTTCATCCTAATAGGTCTATTTACCTGCACAGAGCGATCCGACGATCCAAACCACGATGCGCCCTTCCATGCCGAAGTCTTCCTGCCGCCTACGCTTGCTGTGTGCTGTTCCTAAGAGCCTGGGTGGGACTCGCCAAAAAAATAGCTGTTTTGTACCCtagggtggaggggggggggggggggggctatttatTGGAAAGACGGGCTGCCACACGTCATGcgcacattgcaaacacagcaaaGGCGCGCAATGCTACACTAAGCCTCGCAGCAGCAGGGTTCAGGGACAAAAGCGTGGCTGCACCCATCCCACTGCAAAAACGAAAGACGCGGTATTTAGAAGGGACTTTGATTTAAAAGATGCGAGTGCTCTGTTCGGGAAATGTTATTTTGAATGCTTTGCTCCGATAAACGATAGAatacaccattattattattattattattattattattattattattattattattattattattattattattagtagtagtagtcttagTAATCTAGTATAGTATAGGAAATACTTTCttttagtttctttaaaaatgtttccatTCATTGTCACTGCCATAGTAAATGTGCTTTAGTTTATCATGGTAATATTGACATACGAAAACGTGcataatactgttatatataatatataatatacaatatttaatatataatatataaacacaatgtGGTGCTGGGAAATTATATTTGGGCTATTTTTCCTATACATGTAATTATTCGTTCCGTACATGGGATCAAACCAACTACACACGGTAAGCACTCAACGCATAAACACTTCACAGATATTTACCAGACACCCTCATCTCCTATTAGCAAGGGAGGTGTCGCCTCGCAGTTACCTGGTCAGAGCAAACAGGTCAGTATCATACAGCCGCGCCTCTGCTGTAAATCCATAACgacagctttcagcacaaagggAAAGTGCGGATCAGAACTTGCACTGTACAGAAAAATACAGAATAAGAACTGACCCCGATCAATGGAAAATAGATAAGTACTAGGTACTTAAGAACCAGCTCGATATTTAgaaatggtttatatatatagtatatatcatgCTTAAGAACTTTAATGTCATCATTatcaacacagaacacacatcaCAACATCTATGCATAAAATTAttctttatttcaattttttaaaggAGATTAGTAGATATttttgtacagatttttttttaaacacagttacgatatatatatatatatatatatatatatatatatatatatatatatatatatatatatatatatatatatatatatataaataaattgataaCAGTCTTACACATGGTAGTTCCTCACTAgtaccaaaaaaacccaaacatatAATCGGTTTTCTAATGCAGACTGCACCTCAGTACCGATCTAGAATTTAATTTAAGGCGGAGAGAAATCCTGGTTGTGTAACTGTGCCGAGCGCTTTCTTACTCTGAGAACAGTATCTCTCTTGCTAAGCCAGCGGTTATAATGGGTTCGTGTGCGTGTTTTCCACAGTGATATTCAGTACAAGGCTTGTGAGATTCGCTGTGTAATTAAACCTGTTCTGAAAACCACAAAGACTGCGACTCCCATCGGCGCTCTGAAACCGGGTCTAGCCGACTCACGCTTTACTGTAGGCGATACAAACCGCATCTTTCCCCGACGTTTTCCTGcaaacacatatataatatatgaattgAATCGTTTGCTTAAGCAAAATAAAAGCCTCAAAATTTGAGTCAAGGGAAGCAAAAAAATGACCCTTGAATCGAAATGTCAGACCCGAATCAAAAGAGGATGCCGGCTCTGTACTGTGAGCTGATCTgtttgtctatctatctgtctgtctgtccttcttAACCCAGTATATATTGACGACACGCACCAGGCGGGATTAGAGACTGGAGCCTGGAACCGGGTTCGACTGGAAAGAGATGCGTTTTACAAACAGGTTTTTTGGGGTGAAATAGTAAacttacaaataaatcaaatagaagtatcaataaataaataaatatttattattattattattattttttttttgccttagcTTAGAATGCAAATTGCACTATGACAATTAACCGCAGCGACTTCGTATCCATTAATTCACAAAAACTGGGgctgctttttatttatatattttttttaagcacgTGACGAATCCACCCTGCTTGCGGATTGGACGACCGTTCAGTCCCAAGATTGCGTTTGAAAACAAATGCGAGAATGGGCCAACGCTGCCATCTGCTGTAAGCACGCATGTAATTAGTAGCTACGATGTAAGCACACTGTCATTAGAGACACTTCGTGGAAAGGGTTTCCGATATTTCCAAGGAATGACTGCACGGTTCTGCAGCCTCTGCATCTCTCTGGAACTCGGCAATACTCCACAGCACCCACTAGATGGCGGTAAAGACCTATCAAAGTTATATAAAAGGTTAATTTATCAGTCTGTCAGGAAACAATACAGATTTATTACAGAATTAAAACCCAGTGCACATCCTTACAGGGTGCCCTCGCAATCCCAGAGTGGCGCATACACATGAGTAATATAAtcataatgtctttatttttatagagcggctttcatagtggaccaccatcacaaagcgctttacagaggcaggctgtgacctgcacattatatgcagagtcacttacaatagagcattgatttaacatctcaatcgcaggacggagcacaaggaggtgaagtgacttgctcagggtcccacacagtgagttacaagcccctggacttaaacaaacagtggttaaaatatatatatatatatatatatatatatatatatatatatatatatatatatatatatatatatatatagtgcaaagTTTCTTAAAACACCTCACGATTTGTCATCTATAGCTAGATCGCTGCCGGTGCTTTACCTGTTCGACTCTGCCTTATAGAATATAATGGATCCCTAGTCAGCCATTCGTGTctctcaatttattttatttttttctgtgaaacaactaaattggcttttaaatcgACCCAGGCTTATTTTTTGCTTAACTGGCAGAAACAAGATCGCAACATGTTGAAACGCGACTTATCTTTTATTAaagctagaataaaaaaaaaatacgctaTTATCGAGCTGGACACATTTTAATACAAGCGAGCTGTATGTCAGCACACTGATCTCTAAacgaaagggttaaaaaaaaaaaacgtgactcGCTTGTTTTGTTAAATGAATTTAACGAAAAAAAATCGTGTTTTTTCAGTCTGGAAATGTGGTCGCCttcattctttttctgttttggatGGTTTGCTCTCTTTCGgggttttaaatagtttttctttGGGAAGTGTTTTGCCTGCCTATTTGAACCGGTCACAAAATACGTTGTGAAAAGTTTCCCTTCGTAAAAGCAGAGCTAAGTAGTAAATCATGCATGAGAAAGAACAGTAACGTGTGGTAACCGTATTAAAAAAACTAGCAATAAACTACCCTTAAATTCACCAAggcaaaaacacacagagacacacacacacacacacacacagagacacacacacacacacagagagacacacacacacacacagagacacacacacacagacacacacacacacacacacacacacacacacacacacacacacacacacacacacacacagagagagagagagagagagagagagagagagagagagagagagagagagagaggcacataCTGCAATACAATGAACTCTTTGTGAAACAGACACAGCCTTGCAGCATTTATAAGTGCAGTAACCAATAGGCTTCAGTTTAGCAATCTGCATTACGAGCTGTAAAGCAACGCCCGCCCCCCACAGCCAGGTTGTTCACCCTCCGCCATCATCCCAAGCCTGGCCCCGCTTGGCACGCATTGTGAAATAGAGGGCGAGCCAGAAGAGAGAACATAAACAGAGAGACACTTTTAGACGGAGCGCACGCAACCCCACACTACCAGAAACAAGCGAGCTATCGCCGAGGGACGCGTTTTCAGAGATGAGCAAGCAAAATCCAAACGACCCGGGGCAGTACCCCGAAAAAAGCAACTACCCCGATTCCCCTCCCGCTTACCAAGATCCAGGGGTGGTTGGGTATCAGACGGGTTACCCTGGGCCTCAGCAGTACGTCGCCTATCCCCCTGGACAGGGACCCTACCCGCCCGGACAGGGACCCTACCCGCCCGGACAGGGACCCTACCCCCCCGGACAGGGACCCTACCCCCCCGGACAGGGGCCGGCAGTCACTGTGCAGCCTGCAATCTACTTGCAAAGGGCCCCCCTACAGCACCCCATGCCTGACTATTTGGGGTACTCTATTTTCACCATGCTGTGCTGCTGCCTTCCACTGGGGATCGCCGCTCTGATCTACTCCATCTCGGTAAGTATCTAACCctgtaaagtttgtttttttaaaacggCATAATCGGACTTCTAAGGTTTAAAGAAACTCGTTAAAGTCAACAGGTGAAAGAACGATGGACCGCGTCTAATTTAACTGCAGACCTGTGCAAAGGGCCGTGTTTCGTGTTTTttaataagcatatatatatatataatgtatgcaaAGGCTGCTTTGTACCAAAATGATGAATAAgagaaacgaaaaaaaaaaagaaaaggatattttaggcacttaaaaaggtagaataattggtTACAAATATAAATACGTATTCAGGACGttttggaccaaaaaaaaaaaaagatttctttcaACAGAAAAGTAACGCCAGTGCAGTAGCCGTGTCATGTTTTTACATAGCAgttttacaggaaaataattctagGGTTTccgtgacgtcataaattactaGACTCTGGAAAACTCTCCCCCAGCTTTAGCGCGTGATCTTCCCCGCAGCCGCTCCCTTCAAATCCGCTCTCGGGACCCTCAGAGCGCTTCAGGATtgatatctgtatttatttaattaatgcttcaggtttttcactccctCGTACTCGAGTGGTGCAACCTGCctgtttaatgtgtttgcattgtttttcactgtttgtattgAATTGCGTTTCTCTGTAATTGCAGTATTATGGATTTCCTTGTTATTGCagcttgtaaagcgttttgtgctGGTtgttccactgtgaaaggcgctatgtaaaatagCTTGATTGACTGATAAACTgccacagaaacccgagatggaattgttttcctgtaactcaatgAAGGGGCCCCtcttattttttataaccttgtgATGCGGTACAgtcgggtgtttttttttaagcgtcGTGTTTCAGGGCTGTGCTGACGTTTTGTCCGGTTAACCGTCAGCGCTTCAGCTTTATTTTGACGATTCGCCtttaccttgttttgaatttcccgttcctctccagtttctctgagatacggaTGCACCTGCGTCAGCATCATTtgttttaacgtattctcattttgttgatcattaatgagcATTTCTGTGCTGTGGGTGTCGTCGAGTGATTGAAAAAGAGACTTGTCGTGTTTGTGATGGTCTCGAGGTGTCGAAATGGTCAAAGTTCttaaaattatactttttttcacATGGCTCTGGATGCAAATACATCCTTCATCCATgtagtgtgtgtgcctgtgtgtgtgtgtgtgtgtgtgagcgagtgagtgtgtgtgtgcctgtgcgtgtgtttatatatatatatatatatatatatatatatatatatatatatatatatatatatatatacacacacacacacacacacacacacacacacacacacataatgtatatatatataggatttacatgtgataTATATGGGGTTGATTGTCACTgcgtatgttcttgcttttatagtagacaataatgcaacattacgtttttttttttaaataacaaatatatattttaagaacaagttgtatttatgtgaacataaaaaaaacacagacctctatatatatttgaaatgttgaccctaTGCTGCAAAATAATatcacagcctccacagaaccagaggacaaacagggAATAATTGAAAAAGCGTTACATGGTGACAGATCCCACATTttggtatatataaaaaaaaaaaaaatttaagacttcttcctataggatttacatgtgacaacctgcccgaaccagactttacatgaaCTGTAATTCTCTCaggactactgggagaacctgctggttttgtttttacaccagtatctggttctatttaacatggccaccagttcaaacaaattCCAATACTACTGTGAGTTACagcataaataacaaaatatgcatttttgtaCTTTGGGTATGAAGCCAATTAAATATGCGCTAACCTTTGtgttagatggaattgacctcGAATTACAAGCTGTTTTACAGCAATGCACTTGAACCGTCACTTTATCACAAAACATGCGGCTGATTTTCAGAGAGCCACATTCAAGCGCACCTCCTGCCTGCGGGATATGAATGGCTGACAAGCATGTCAATCTAagggaaagcagctgattggttgatTAGGCCCTGAAGGGAGCTAGGGGACAATTATCTATTGCTCTATCCGAAATCGTGGAAACGGagcatgttttaaaacacttgaCAACACAGTGCGTGTTTGCGAAATGGATTTCAAAACTACATATATGAGACCTGCGTTCTGTcccttgtttatttctttctgggTAAGTGTTGCGTTTGTTAGGATTAATTTGAGGATATATGGTTCACAGAAAGCGCTAAAATCAACAGATTGTCCATACAACTAAATAGTTAtaatccaaatttaaaaaaacagtatatttcaAATGAATTCCGGATACAGATTATGCTTTCCCGCGACTTGTATCGCTTTCAGAAATGCTTCCTTCCTTCCCGTTTCACAGATGTTAGGCTGAAATGCAAGGAAAAGCATTTGGAGACATGGTTCATTGAAGCCTCTGGAGAAATaaactggagttttttttttattttattttaattttggagGGTATTTTCTTCTGCACTGAAAAGGCTAAGGATATTTGAAGTCATTCGGGGTTCTTATTCCTCAAATTctctttttgtgggtttttttttttcaaatctgggGATGGTGGTGAGAAACAATGTACTTAATAGAGAGGCACAACGTGCATTTTGTCTTTGTAATATTAATTCAAGCAGAAGCCAGTTTGGACGCACCCCAAGTAACTTCGTGCCAGCCCAGTACAATGTAATGCACCACAATCTCTGGATTGAAGCGACTCTCAAACTGAGTGGGTGGGTGGTTCGTAGTTTTGCAGAGCTTCAGCTCGGAGCTGTTGCTTGTGCCAAGATTCAACCCCTTTTTTCAGTCATGCAGTGCTTGAAAAGAGCCCTTTTAATGTCCTCTGCCCGTTACTGCTTTGCAATAAATATCTTAaaattgtttctttaattatgtctcgatcctaaaactctaggtgatgcaaaacttctgccCAGAGCTGTATATTAGCTGTATATTCCACCTCTGTTCCTTTTGTAAGGGTTTTTGAGTTTTTGGAGATCCTAACCCCCGTCTCCCAATGGAGCAGATGCATTGTGGGTGCGTGATGACAGGGATTGGAGTTGGGTTCTCATGAAGTCAATTAGCGGGCGTGCAGCGATGTGGGAGGCTTCCGTTTTGGAGCCGGGTCAGATCGGTACACACGCACAATGTTTACGAGCTTTACTGAGAGCTGTCTCTTACTGGTGTAACGTGTAGTGTTGCCGTTACCATGTATGTAGACGAGCCTCTGTTTGCACAGGGCGCAGTATAACTAACATGCCTGCAAACATCAGCAATCACAAACCGCTGAAGGCCAGGTAACAGGCCTTCAATCTGAAACACAAGGAAACTTAACAATTTGTCAATCATGGGATGCAACACGGCTTTACTGCTGAACAGAGAACAATTGACGaatgaaaaacacattcttaGCACCTTTCTAAGCATGTTAACACGTGATTGAAACCGTGCTAGATGattcttttatccaaagcgacttacagagactaggggggtgaactctgcatcattaacaaccgctgctgctgctgcagagtctcttccaataggacctcggttatTTTGCGTCTCATcggaaggacggagcacaaggaagtcaagtgactcgctcagggtcacacacacagggagtcagtagttgagctgggatttgaacctcctggtatcaagcccttctCTTTAACCGAGGGATCATCAAGGCCTCCTTATGGATTGCTCTGTGCGAAGGAAGCATAATGTAATATGATATgttgaagattattattattattattattggacatTTCTCATAACTGCTTAATGGCAAAAACTAACAGCAATTGAAaagtgtgacatttcaaaatctaacatgaaatactgtactgctattaagGTTCTGGTAGACTTTTTACAATATcatattgtagtttctttgattacacaatgtgaaataaaataactaaattaagttcatctagtttatttttatttgctttatgtCTCAAATCCTAAAactcttggtgatgcaaaacctttggccacagttGCAACACGCATCACAGAAAGTAAATGTTCTGCCCACTCCTTCAGCATTCTTAGTTAAGTGATCATGCTGAGCGAACTCGTGAGACTGACTGATCATTGCATTCCTGAGCCTGTTTCTAAAAAAGGGGCCCTAATCTATACAGAGATGCCA containing:
- the LOC121304264 gene encoding calcium-binding protein P-like → MSKQNPNDPGQYPEKSNYPDSPPAYQDPGVVGYQTGYPGPQQYVAYPPGQGPYPPGQGPYPPGQGPYPPGQGPYPPGQGPAVTVQPAIYLQRAPLQHPMPDYLGYSIFTMLCCCLPLGIAALIYSISTRDANNMGNEELAKKNSRLARNLNHAGLGIGIAILILWVAYVAFTASRH